Proteins from a genomic interval of Lacticaseibacillus pabuli:
- a CDS encoding phage holin, producing the protein MKINWTPRLKSAKFWVSMVPLVLLLAQQVAAIFGYKLEIEGLNNQLTSVITTVFAILAGVGIVTDPTTPGLSDSRQAMSYGSIVQSESSKENEQLRQRLAKIEALSDAKSLDAETKTADVQPQPTQPTVVQAQDATQVATTPTEAGGQDELHKA; encoded by the coding sequence ATGAAGATTAATTGGACGCCGCGTTTGAAGAGCGCGAAGTTTTGGGTATCGATGGTACCGCTTGTTCTGCTACTTGCTCAACAAGTTGCGGCCATCTTTGGCTATAAGCTTGAGATTGAAGGCCTAAACAACCAGCTGACATCTGTCATCACAACTGTATTTGCCATCCTGGCAGGGGTCGGCATTGTGACTGACCCTACTACGCCAGGATTGAGCGACAGCCGGCAAGCAATGAGCTATGGTTCTATTGTGCAGTCTGAAAGCTCCAAGGAAAACGAGCAGCTGCGTCAACGTTTGGCAAAGATTGAGGCACTGAGTGATGCTAAGTCACTCGACGCTGAGACCAAGACAGCCGACGTACAGCCTCAGCCTACACAACCGACAGTTGTCCAGGCACAAGATGCTACGCAGGTTGCTACCACACCGACGGAAGCAGGTGGTCAAGATGAGCTCCACAAGGCTTAA
- a CDS encoding GH25 family lysozyme: MSSTRLNFIDIASYQLGMNAGSISADAVIVKATEGTSYVNPGFAKHPQQVLAAGKGLGLYHFARQGTSWQAEADHFLAVVKPYLGKATLWLDWEAGAVKNGTAWAKNWLDYVYRKTGVRPGIYMGLADENAYGWSAVAAAGYPLWVAQYNNYNSVWGFAPRSIYGHVAHKWQWTAFQYTSSGRLSGWAANLDLDVYYGSRTDWDKMAGAKSVTTKGVAGLPQAKLYESRLAGLVYARVKTQVYSTSKLDKASIIKGKYLEAGVTYKAFARDGSVWNLGGDQWVGGPNVIAFENPLTLKGANIRGAIVHTGASVPVYAEDGSSLGQTLPAGNWTAYKVSEGGTQVSVGGPKWLKVYQVGIFM; the protein is encoded by the coding sequence ATGAGCTCCACAAGGCTTAATTTTATTGACATTGCCAGCTACCAGCTTGGCATGAATGCAGGCTCCATCAGTGCTGACGCGGTCATCGTGAAGGCAACTGAGGGCACTAGCTACGTCAATCCTGGCTTCGCTAAGCACCCTCAGCAGGTGCTGGCAGCGGGCAAGGGTTTAGGCTTGTACCACTTTGCTCGGCAAGGTACATCTTGGCAAGCAGAGGCTGACCATTTTCTCGCAGTCGTAAAGCCATACCTGGGCAAGGCCACACTGTGGCTCGACTGGGAGGCTGGTGCTGTTAAAAATGGCACGGCATGGGCAAAAAACTGGCTGGACTATGTATATAGGAAGACCGGTGTTCGTCCTGGCATCTACATGGGTCTTGCTGACGAGAACGCATACGGTTGGAGCGCGGTTGCGGCTGCTGGTTACCCGCTCTGGGTAGCACAGTACAACAACTACAACAGCGTGTGGGGCTTTGCTCCCCGTTCCATCTATGGCCATGTGGCTCACAAGTGGCAGTGGACAGCCTTCCAGTACACGTCTTCTGGTCGCTTGAGCGGCTGGGCTGCCAATCTGGATCTAGACGTCTACTACGGCTCACGTACTGACTGGGATAAGATGGCCGGTGCGAAGTCAGTCACAACAAAGGGGGTGGCAGGATTGCCACAAGCAAAACTATACGAGAGCAGGCTCGCAGGCCTGGTGTATGCCCGTGTCAAGACGCAGGTGTATAGCACAAGTAAGCTCGACAAGGCTTCTATCATCAAAGGTAAGTACCTGGAGGCTGGTGTGACCTACAAGGCCTTTGCCCGCGATGGCTCTGTATGGAACCTCGGCGGGGACCAGTGGGTCGGTGGTCCAAACGTCATCGCATTTGAGAACCCGCTGACACTCAAGGGTGCCAACATTCGTGGTGCGATTGTGCACACTGGTGCGTCCGTACCTGTATATGCAGAGGACGGTAGCTCACTAGGCCAGACTTTGCCGGCTGGTAACTGGACTGCCTACAAGGTCAGCGAAGGCGGCACTCAGGTGTCCGTTGGTGGCCCTAAGTGGCTCAAGGTCTATCAGGTAGGCATCTTCATGTAA
- a CDS encoding DUF3800 domain-containing protein, with protein sequence MSYEHIYFFIDDTGVLDVPEHSPFFCYSGYMILGTHHKSDVLRQYSAISNSMKEQYDVREVKGSTFDKTDKSQLRDEFRLMKIMYRHKSVFPLTVRVDNARLRSSVFHTEDNRTRFKNYILKRLIKDALCKQISVGLINPDRPLDIKIFIDEEAQRTSGIYSLDQSIYSEALDGIHNWDFGAYFEPFLYNRDTKIKVDYVDSATNRPVQCADILANLFYYFIENDYDITKLTGVSNFVYRREP encoded by the coding sequence ATGTCATATGAACACATCTATTTCTTTATCGACGATACAGGAGTCCTGGATGTTCCAGAGCATTCCCCTTTTTTCTGTTACTCAGGCTACATGATTCTTGGAACGCATCATAAGTCGGATGTGCTTCGCCAGTATTCTGCCATCTCAAACTCCATGAAAGAACAGTACGATGTGCGGGAGGTCAAGGGCTCAACTTTTGACAAAACCGATAAGTCACAGTTGCGTGACGAGTTTCGTCTTATGAAAATTATGTATAGGCATAAATCCGTATTTCCATTAACTGTACGCGTAGACAATGCCAGGCTGAGATCATCAGTGTTTCATACAGAGGATAATAGGACAAGATTCAAAAATTACATTCTTAAACGGCTAATTAAAGACGCACTTTGTAAGCAAATTTCAGTGGGGTTAATTAATCCTGATAGACCGTTAGATATTAAGATTTTTATTGATGAAGAGGCTCAACGAACATCTGGTATATACTCGCTAGATCAAAGCATATATTCAGAAGCACTGGATGGTATTCATAATTGGGATTTTGGAGCTTACTTCGAACCTTTTTTGTACAATCGGGATACTAAGATAAAAGTGGACTATGTTGACTCAGCAACAAACCGTCCGGTTCAGTGTGCTGATATATTGGCTAACTTGTTCTATTACTTCATCGAAAATGATTATGATATTACAAAATTAACAGGGGTTTCAAACTTTGTTTACAGACGTGAGCCATGA
- a CDS encoding helix-turn-helix domain-containing protein: MVNLNSSELMGAREAAEIWGKSESYVRKSIQQSPQKWPAGSWRKFDGRQIVVTVEGMEAVTGQPDPRSANSRNK; this comes from the coding sequence ATGGTTAATCTAAATTCATCAGAGTTAATGGGTGCCCGTGAAGCTGCTGAGATATGGGGCAAGAGTGAGAGCTATGTTCGCAAGAGCATTCAACAGTCGCCGCAAAAATGGCCAGCAGGCTCATGGCGTAAATTTGATGGTAGGCAGATTGTGGTGACTGTTGAGGGTATGGAGGCTGTGACTGGGCAACCCGATCCAAGAAGTGCGAACTCTCGTAACAAATAA